The Motacilla alba alba isolate MOTALB_02 chromosome 27, Motacilla_alba_V1.0_pri, whole genome shotgun sequence genome includes a window with the following:
- the LOC119712074 gene encoding feather keratin 1-like codes for MSCYTPCRPCQPCGPTPLANSCNEPCVRQCQDSTVFIQPSPVVVTLPGPILSSFPQNTAVGSSSSAAVGSILSSQGVPISSGGFGLSGLGSGLCGTRCLPC; via the coding sequence ATGTCCTGCTACACGCCGTGccggccctgccagccctgtggccccaccccgctggccaacagctgcaatGAGCCCtgtgtcaggcagtgccaggactCCACCGTCTTCATCCAGCCCTCGCCCGTGGTGGTGACCCTGCCCGggcccatcctcagctccttcccacagaacaCCGCCGTGGgatcctccagctctgctgctgttggcagcatcctcagctcccagggagtgcccatcagctctgggggctTTGGCCTGTCTGGCTTGGGCAGTGGCCTCTGTGGCACGAGGTGCCTcccctgctga
- the LOC119712014 gene encoding feather keratin 1-like — protein MSLLENYCPHAVTVGLGQHRSSIKAVPSPHCLIHSSPAHSLLGNKVHLQPQAMSCYTPCRPCQPCGPTPLANSCNEPCVRQCQDSHVVIEPSPVVVTLPGPILSSFPQNTAVGSSSSAAVGSILSSQGVPINSGGFGLSGLGSGLCGRRCFPC, from the exons ATGAGTCTGTTGGAAAATTACTGTCCTCACGCAGTGACTGTGGGcctggggcagcacaggagcagtaTAAAAGCTGTTCCATCTCCTCACTGTCTCATCCACTCCTCTCCTGCACACAGTCTCCTTGGGAACAAG GTGCATCTGCAGCCCCAAGCCATGTCCTGCTACACGCCGTGccggccctgccagccctgtggccccaccccgctggccaacagctgcaatGAGCCCtgtgtcaggcagtgccaggactCCCATGTGGTCATCGAGCCCTCGCCCGTGGTGGTGACCCTGCCCGggcccatcctcagctccttcccacagaacaCCGCCGTGGgatcctccagctctgctgctgttggcagcatCCTCAGCTCTCAGGGAGTGCCCATCAACTCTGGGGGCTTTGGCCTGTCTGGCTTGGGCAGTGGCCTCTGTGGTAGGAGGTGCTTCCCCTGCTGA
- the LOC119712294 gene encoding feather keratin 1-like encodes MSCYTPCRPCQPCGPTPLANSCNEPCVRQCQDSTVFIQPSPVVVTLPGPILSSFPQNTAVGSSSSAAVGSILSSQGVPISSGGFGLSGLGSGLCGTRRFPC; translated from the coding sequence ATGTCCTGCTACACGCCGTGccggccctgccagccctgtggccccaccccgctggccaacagctgcaatGAGCCCtgtgtcaggcagtgccaggactCCACCGTCTTCATCCAGCCCTCGCCCGTGGTGGTGACCCTGCCCGggcccatcctcagctccttcccacagaacaCCGCCGTGGgatcctccagctctgctgctgttggcagcatCCTCAGCTCTCAGGGAGTGCccatcagctctgggggctTTGGCCTGTCTGGCTTGGGCAGTGGCCTCTGTGGCACGAGGCGCTTCCCCTGCtga
- the LOC119712293 gene encoding feather keratin 1-like, with product MSCYTPCRPCQPCGPTPLANSCNEPCVRQCQDSTVFIQPSPVVVTLPGPILSSFPQNTAVGSSTSAAVGSILSSQGVPISSGGFGLSGLGSGLCGTRCLPC from the coding sequence ATGTCCTGCTACACGCCGTGccggccctgccagccctgtggccccaccccgctggccaacagctgcaatGAGCCCtgtgtcaggcagtgccaggactCCACCGTCTTCATCCAGCCCTCGCCCGTGGTGGTGACCCTGCCCggccccatcctcagctccttcccacagaacaCCGCCGTGGGAtcctccacctctgctgctgttggcagcatCCTCAGCTCTCAGGGAGTGCccatcagctctgggggctTTGGCCTGTCTGGCTTGGGCAGTGGCCTCTGTGGCACGAGGTGCCTcccctgctga
- the LOC119712071 gene encoding feather keratin 1-like, protein MSVGLGQCRSSIKAGPCPHSLIHSSCLHLLQYKVHLQPQAMSCYTPCRPCQPCGPTPLANSCNEPCVRQCQDSHVVIEPSPVVVTLPGPILSSFPQNTAVGSSSSAAVGSILSSQGVPINSGGFGLSGLGSGLCGRRCFPC, encoded by the exons ATGTCTGTGGGcctggggcagtgcaggagtAGTATAAAAGCAGGTCCTTGTCCTCACTCTCTCATCCACTCCTCTTGCCTCCATCTCCTTCAGTACAAG GTGCATCTGCAGCCCCAAGCCATGTCCTGCTACACGCCGTGccggccctgccagccctgtggccccaccccgctggccaacagctgcaatGAGCCCtgtgtcaggcagtgccaggactCCCATGTGGTCATCGAGCCCTCGCCCGTGGTGGTGACCCTGCCCGggcccatcctcagctccttcccacagaacaCCGCCGTGGgatcctccagctctgctgctgttggcagcatCCTCAGCTCTCAGGGAGTGCCCATCAACTCTGGGGGCTTTGGCCTGTCTGGCTTGGGCAGTGGCCTCTGTGGTAGGAGGTGCTTcccctgctga
- the LOC119712119 gene encoding feather keratin Cos2-2-like, whose protein sequence is MSCCPKSCDPCCQPCGPCPLANSCNECCVRQCQSSHVVIEPPAVLVTLPGPILSSFPQNTAVGSSSSAAVGNILSCGGVPISSGGFDISCITNCYGGSRCRPC, encoded by the coding sequence atgtcctgctgccCCAAGTCCTGCGAcccttgctgccagccctgcggcccctgcccgctggccaacagctgcaatgagtgctgtgtcaggcagtgccagagctcccaCGTTGTCATTGAGCcgcctgctgtgctggtgacccTGCCCGggcccatcctcagctccttcccacagaacaCCGCCGTGGgatcctccagctctgctgctgttggcaacATCCTCAGCTGTGGCGGAGTGCccatcagctctgggggctTTGACATCTCCTGCATCACCAACTGCTATGGTGGCAGCAGATGCCGTCCCTGCTAA
- the LOC119712011 gene encoding feather keratin 1-like — MVPVGLGRCRSSIKAAPSPHSPIHSFSSILLSVSQVHLQPQAMSCYTPCRPCQPCGPTPLANSCNEPCVRQCQDSHVFIQPSPVVVTLPGPILSSFPQNTAVGSSSSAAVGSILSSQGVPINSGGFGLSGLGSGLCGTRCLPC; from the exons ATGG TGCCTGTGGGCCTGGGGCGGTGCAGGAGCAGTATAAAAGCAGCACCTTCTCCTCACTCTCCCATCCACTCCTTCAGCTCCATCTTGTTGT ctgTCTCACAGGTGCATCTGCAGCCCCAAGCCATGTCCTGCTACACGCCGTGccggccctgccagccctgtggccccaccccgctggccaacagctgcaatGAGCCCtgtgtcaggcagtgccaggactCCCATGTGTTCATCCAGCCCTCGCCCGTGGTGGTGACCCTGCCCGggcccatcctcagctccttcccacagaacaCCGCCGTGGgatcctccagctctgctgctgttggcagcatCCTCAGCTCTCAGGGAGTGCCCATCAACTCTGGGGGCTTTGGCCTGTCTGGCTTGGGCAGTGGCCTCTGTGGCACGAGGTGCCTCCCCTGCtga
- the LOC119712012 gene encoding feather keratin 1-like: MLRAKSWISTSTNNPQPQVNVLENYCPCAVPVGLGHCRSSIKGGPSPCSLNRSSHLLLLGIKVHLQPQAMSCYTPCRPCQPCGPTPLANSCNEPCVRQCQDSHVFIQPSPVVVTLPGPILSSFPQNTAVGSSTSAAVGSILSSQGVPINSGGFGLSGLGSGLCGTRCLPC; this comes from the exons ATGCTCAGGGCCAAGTCCTGGATTTCTACAAGCACAAACAACCCTCAACCACAG GTGAATGTGTTGGAAAATTACTGTCCTTGTGCAGTGCCTGTgggcctggggcactgcaggagcagtaTAAAAGGGGGACCCTCTCCTTGCTCCCTCAATCGCTCCTCTCACCTCCTTCTACTTGGGATCAAG GTGCATCTGCAGCCCCAAGCCATGTCCTGCTACACGCCGTGccggccctgccagccctgtggccccaccccgctggccaacagctgcaatGAGCCCtgtgtcaggcagtgccaggactCCCATGTGTTCATCCAGCCCTCGCCCGTGGTGGTGACCCTGCCCggccccatcctcagctccttcccacagaacaCCGCCGTGGGAtcctccacctctgctgctgttggcagcatCCTCAGCTCTCAGGGAGTGCCCATCAACTCTGGGGGCTTTGGCCTGTCTGGCTTGGGCAGTGGCCTCTGTGGCACGAGGTGCCTcccctgctga
- the LOC119712080 gene encoding feather keratin 1-like, whose protein sequence is MSCYTPCRPCQPCGPTPLANSCNEPCVRQCQDSTVFIQPSPVVVTLPGPILSSFPQNTAVGSSTSAAVGNILSSQGVPINSGGFGLSGLGSGLCGTRRFPC, encoded by the coding sequence ATGTCCTGCTACACGCCGTGccggccctgccagccctgtggccccaccccgctggccaacagctgcaatGAGCCCtgtgtcaggcagtgccaggactCCACCGTCTTCATCCAGCCCTCGCCCGTGGTGGTGACCCTGCCCGggcccatcctcagctccttcccacagaacaCCGCCGTGGGAtcctccacctctgctgctgttggcaacATCCTCAGCTCTCAGGGAGTGCCCATCAACTCTGGGGGCTTTGGCCTGTCTGGCTTGGGCAGTGGCCTCTGTGGCACGAGGCGCTTcccctgctga
- the LOC119712246 gene encoding feather keratin 1-like — protein MSCYTPCRPCQPCGPTPLANSCNEPCVRQCQDSTVFIQPSPVVVTLPGPILSSFPQNTAVGSSSSAAVGSILSSQGVPISSGGFGLSGLGSGLCGTRRFPC, from the coding sequence ATGTCCTGCTACACGCCGTGccggccctgccagccctgtggccccaccccgctggccaacagctgcaatGAGCCCtgtgtcaggcagtgccaggactCCACCGTCTTCATCCAGCCCTCGCCCGTGGTGGTGACCCTGCCCGggcccatcctcagctccttcccacagaacaCCGCCGTGGgatcctccagctctgctgctgttggcagcatcctcagctcccagggagtgcccatcagctctgggggctTTGGCCTGTCTGGCTTGGGCAGTGGCCTCTGTGGCACGAGGCGCTTCCCCTGCtga